From the Maioricimonas rarisocia genome, one window contains:
- a CDS encoding LacI family DNA-binding transcriptional regulator: MTAGAVTLRHVADAAGVSVSTASRALAGKAQQYRISQQTERSVRSAADRLGFRPSHVARSLRSQKSGLLGVLVPDVANPFFSAVAREVTAAADAHGLSVLLADSRETTSNEVTLLDKLQARQVEGLVICPVGDEGEHLKQVAVSNVPAVLVDRGFPDVRLTTVTTDHRAGAREVARTLIERGHRTIGCLQGRPGTLPNEERVAGCRDALREAGLPFSRRLVRGDRFSEQSGYDACHALLNDVPDVSALFTFSNQIALGALRALQERKLSVPDDLSLVTFDDHPFAGFLAAPLSTVRQDVSRIGRTAAGLLIEQIQTGRRPRRRMHRIPAEFVLRASIGTRA, from the coding sequence ATGACGGCTGGCGCAGTGACATTGCGGCACGTGGCAGATGCGGCTGGCGTCAGCGTCTCGACCGCGTCCCGCGCTCTGGCCGGCAAAGCGCAGCAGTACCGCATCAGCCAGCAGACCGAGCGCTCCGTCCGCAGTGCGGCCGACCGGCTCGGGTTCCGCCCGAGTCACGTCGCCCGTTCGCTCCGCTCGCAGAAGAGCGGCCTGCTCGGTGTGCTTGTCCCCGACGTGGCCAATCCGTTCTTCTCTGCTGTGGCCCGCGAAGTGACCGCCGCGGCCGACGCACATGGACTCTCCGTCCTGCTGGCCGACAGCCGCGAAACAACATCGAACGAAGTCACACTGCTGGACAAGCTGCAGGCCCGGCAGGTGGAAGGGCTCGTCATCTGCCCGGTCGGCGACGAGGGAGAGCATCTGAAGCAGGTGGCGGTGTCGAATGTCCCCGCCGTCCTGGTCGACCGTGGCTTTCCCGACGTGCGGCTGACGACCGTCACCACCGATCATCGGGCCGGCGCCCGCGAAGTGGCCCGGACCCTCATCGAACGCGGACACCGGACAATCGGCTGCCTGCAGGGGCGGCCCGGCACCCTCCCCAACGAAGAGCGAGTGGCCGGCTGTCGCGATGCTCTCCGCGAAGCGGGGCTGCCGTTCTCACGACGCCTCGTGCGGGGAGACCGCTTCAGTGAGCAGTCGGGCTACGACGCCTGTCATGCGCTGCTGAACGACGTACCTGACGTATCGGCCCTGTTCACGTTCAGTAACCAGATTGCCCTGGGGGCACTGCGGGCCCTCCAGGAACGCAAACTGTCTGTGCCGGATGACCTGTCGCTGGTCACGTTTGACGATCATCCGTTTGCAGGCTTTCTCGCGGCGCCGCTGAGCACGGTTCGGCAGGATGTTTCACGGATCGGCAGGACCGCGGCAGGGCTGCTCATCGAACAGATTCAGACCGGGCGCCGGCCTCGCCGCCGGATGCACCGGATTCCCGCGGAGTTCGTCCTCCGCGCATCAATCGGTACTCGGGCCTGA
- a CDS encoding ABC transporter permease, with amino-acid sequence MSKPSPPPATAPVSGRASLWMRLVDYAGLLGALVLLVAIFSSLSDHFLSLRTLTTIANQIPDLTVIAVGMTLVLIIGGIDLSVGSLLALSAAVLGVVMVDWEWPLWAGVIACLATGTATGLVSGVISVGAGIPAFIVTLGMLEVARGGAYLITDSQTRYIGSAIEGIGEPLGVLKVSPAFLIAVGVVLAGQFLLTRTVFGRYCIASGANESALRMSGVDSRPVRIAVFGISGLMCGLGGLMQASRLSSADPNAAVGLELAAIAAAVIGGTSLMGGRGSVINTFFGVLIIAVLQTGLAQAGASEPVKRVMTGAVIVVAVLIDAFRDRIRGSFANIFQKLLRRKTS; translated from the coding sequence ATGAGTAAGCCCTCCCCTCCCCCGGCGACAGCACCGGTTTCGGGCCGTGCATCGCTCTGGATGCGGCTGGTTGATTACGCCGGCCTGCTGGGAGCACTGGTGCTGCTGGTGGCGATCTTCAGCAGTCTGAGCGATCACTTCCTCTCGCTCCGCACGTTGACGACGATCGCCAACCAGATCCCCGACCTCACCGTCATTGCCGTCGGCATGACGCTGGTGCTGATCATCGGCGGCATCGATCTTTCGGTCGGTTCGCTGCTGGCACTCTCGGCGGCAGTGCTCGGGGTCGTGATGGTCGACTGGGAATGGCCGCTGTGGGCCGGCGTGATTGCCTGCCTGGCGACGGGTACCGCTACCGGTCTTGTCAGCGGCGTCATCTCGGTGGGGGCCGGCATTCCGGCGTTTATCGTCACGCTCGGCATGCTCGAAGTGGCTCGCGGCGGCGCCTACCTGATCACCGATTCGCAGACGCGCTACATCGGCTCGGCGATAGAAGGAATCGGCGAACCGCTCGGCGTGCTCAAGGTCTCGCCCGCGTTTCTCATCGCGGTCGGGGTGGTGCTTGCCGGCCAGTTTCTGCTGACCCGCACGGTCTTCGGCCGGTACTGCATCGCCAGCGGTGCGAACGAAAGTGCCCTGCGGATGTCGGGCGTCGACTCACGTCCGGTGCGGATCGCCGTCTTCGGCATCTCCGGACTGATGTGCGGCCTCGGGGGACTGATGCAGGCCAGCCGGCTCTCGTCGGCCGACCCCAATGCCGCCGTCGGTCTCGAACTGGCCGCCATTGCTGCTGCCGTCATCGGCGGAACGAGCCTGATGGGTGGCCGTGGCTCGGTCATCAACACGTTCTTCGGCGTGCTGATTATTGCGGTCCTGCAGACCGGCCTCGCCCAGGCGGGCGCGTCGGAGCCGGTCAAACGGGTGATGACCGGCGCGGTGATCGTCGTCGCTGTGCTGATCGACGCCTTCCGCGACCGCATCCGCGGCAGTTTCGCCAACATTTTCCAGAAGCTTCTCAGACGAAAGACATCATGA
- a CDS encoding sugar ABC transporter substrate-binding protein: MRTFLSLCCGLSLAAIAVGCGGGDSEPAADSQPAGSDGKPHVALIMKSLANEFFSTMADGAEQHQQEHADEYQLTVNGIKDERDLARQVALVEEMVASGVDAIVIAPADSKALVPVLKRAQDEGIVVINIDNRLDSDVLADQGTNVPFVGPDNREGARKVADHLAGQLEQGDHVVVLEGIRTSFNGQQRRLGFEDAMQGAGIEIVDSQSAQWEMSQANQIASSMLSEHPDIKAILACNDSMALGAMAAVKAAGRTGEVEIIGFDNISAVQEAIREGRILATADQHGDQLAVYGIEYALKLLADPEATVEDRETPVDLITAEDLQ; this comes from the coding sequence GTGCGTACCTTTCTCTCTCTCTGTTGCGGGCTGTCGCTGGCTGCGATCGCGGTCGGTTGCGGCGGTGGTGATTCCGAACCGGCAGCCGATTCCCAGCCGGCTGGCAGCGACGGCAAGCCGCACGTCGCCCTCATCATGAAGTCGCTCGCCAACGAGTTCTTCTCGACGATGGCGGACGGGGCCGAGCAGCATCAGCAGGAACATGCCGACGAGTACCAGCTCACCGTAAACGGCATCAAGGACGAACGGGATCTGGCCCGACAGGTGGCGCTGGTGGAAGAGATGGTTGCCAGCGGCGTCGACGCGATCGTCATTGCTCCGGCCGACTCGAAGGCGCTCGTTCCCGTGCTCAAGCGGGCGCAGGACGAGGGGATTGTCGTCATCAACATCGACAACCGACTCGATTCCGACGTCCTCGCCGACCAGGGAACGAACGTTCCTTTCGTCGGTCCCGACAACCGCGAAGGTGCCCGCAAGGTGGCCGACCACCTTGCAGGCCAGCTCGAGCAGGGAGACCACGTCGTCGTGCTCGAAGGGATCCGCACGTCGTTTAACGGTCAGCAGCGGCGGCTCGGTTTCGAAGACGCCATGCAGGGGGCCGGCATCGAGATTGTCGATTCGCAGTCGGCCCAGTGGGAGATGAGCCAGGCAAACCAGATTGCCTCCTCGATGCTCAGCGAGCATCCCGACATCAAGGCGATTCTTGCCTGCAACGACAGCATGGCACTGGGAGCGATGGCGGCCGTCAAAGCAGCCGGCCGGACCGGCGAAGTCGAGATCATCGGCTTCGACAACATCTCCGCCGTGCAGGAAGCGATCCGCGAGGGACGCATCCTCGCGACCGCCGACCAGCATGGAGACCAGCTGGCCGTCTACGGGATCGAGTACGCCCTCAAGCTGCTGGCCGATCCCGAGGCGACCGTCGAAGACCGGGAAACCCCGGTCGACCTGATCACCGCGGAGGACCTGCAGTGA
- a CDS encoding nucleoside hydrolase, translating to MRVSFLTLLAVIAMCATHRDAAAQTAADEPVPFIFDTDIGNDVDDVLALGMIHALEARGECRLLAVTVTKDHELAAPFVDAVNTFYGRGDVPIGVVRDGVTPATGRFNILADQKDDGQLRYPHDLMSGADAPDAVTVLRKALAGEEDGTVVMAQVGFSTNFARLLDSKPDDVSPLSGRELVAKKVRLLSIMAGAFELIKGKIHPEYNVIKDIPSAQKLAEEWPTPVIFSGYEIGLSIPYPSESILKDYDYVEHHPLAEAYHLYIPPPHNRPTWDLTSVLYGIRPDRGYFDLSPEGRVTIDDKGVTTFEAQEGGPHRYLIASPEQKIRVTEVQVQLASQPPVHNSSAKNDQ from the coding sequence ATGCGTGTTTCGTTTCTCACTTTGCTGGCGGTAATCGCCATGTGTGCCACCCATCGAGACGCAGCGGCTCAGACTGCGGCCGACGAGCCGGTCCCCTTCATCTTCGACACTGACATCGGCAACGACGTCGACGACGTGCTGGCGCTGGGGATGATTCATGCGCTCGAAGCCCGCGGCGAATGCCGCCTGCTGGCGGTGACGGTCACCAAGGACCACGAACTGGCCGCACCCTTCGTCGATGCCGTCAACACGTTCTACGGCCGGGGCGATGTGCCGATCGGTGTCGTTCGCGACGGTGTGACGCCGGCAACCGGCCGCTTTAACATCCTTGCCGACCAGAAAGACGACGGTCAGCTCCGCTACCCGCACGACCTGATGAGCGGTGCCGATGCCCCCGATGCCGTGACCGTGCTCCGCAAGGCGCTGGCCGGCGAAGAGGATGGCACCGTCGTGATGGCGCAGGTCGGGTTCTCCACGAACTTCGCCCGCCTGCTCGATTCGAAACCGGACGACGTCAGCCCCCTTTCCGGCCGCGAACTGGTTGCGAAGAAGGTGCGGCTGCTGTCGATCATGGCCGGGGCGTTCGAGCTGATCAAAGGCAAGATCCATCCCGAGTACAACGTCATCAAGGACATTCCGTCGGCACAGAAGCTGGCGGAGGAATGGCCAACGCCGGTCATCTTCAGCGGTTACGAGATCGGGCTGTCGATTCCGTATCCTTCAGAGAGCATTCTGAAGGACTATGACTACGTCGAGCATCATCCGCTGGCCGAGGCGTACCACCTCTACATCCCGCCGCCGCACAACCGCCCGACCTGGGATCTCACAAGCGTGCTGTACGGGATCCGCCCGGATCGTGGCTATTTCGATCTGTCACCTGAAGGTCGCGTCACCATCGACGACAAGGGGGTGACGACCTTCGAAGCGCAGGAAGGGGGACCGCACCGTTACCTGATCGCTTCGCCCGAGCAGAAGATCCGCGTGACCGAAGTGCAGGTTCAGCTGGCCTCTCAGCCGCCCGTGCACAACTCGTCTGCAAAGAACGACCAATGA
- the rbsK gene encoding ribokinase has product MTTDQTAGPSPRIAVVGSINMDLVVRCERLPRPGETIIGLDAREVSGGKGANQAVAAARLGASVSMVGRVGSDGFGETLLGSLQAEGIHVGHVARTPDCSSGLAIVAVETSGENAITVVPGANGRLSVEDVRAASDVIEAADVLLLQLEVPTETVIAASQIARAAGTRVILDPAPAPTAVPEGLLAVDLLCPNESEAAALNGLPVESDDDLQAAARRLAEISGAEVIITLGDRGALLHQRDGQSVRVPAFPCTAVDTTAAGDAFAGALALRLAEGTDVPEAIRFANAAGAIAASRHGAQPGMPTRNDVEQLMADPTQPPSE; this is encoded by the coding sequence ATGACAACCGACCAGACTGCCGGGCCGTCGCCGCGCATCGCCGTCGTCGGTTCGATCAACATGGATCTCGTCGTTCGCTGCGAGCGGCTGCCCCGTCCGGGGGAAACCATCATCGGGCTCGATGCTCGGGAGGTCTCCGGCGGGAAGGGGGCGAACCAGGCGGTTGCTGCGGCGCGTCTGGGAGCATCGGTCTCGATGGTCGGCCGCGTCGGCAGTGATGGCTTCGGTGAGACGTTGCTGGGCAGCCTGCAGGCGGAGGGGATCCACGTCGGTCATGTTGCCCGCACGCCCGATTGCAGCAGCGGTCTGGCGATCGTCGCGGTCGAGACGAGCGGCGAGAATGCGATCACCGTCGTGCCGGGAGCCAACGGGCGGCTTTCTGTCGAGGACGTTCGAGCAGCCTCCGACGTGATCGAAGCGGCCGACGTCCTGCTGCTGCAGCTCGAAGTGCCGACCGAAACGGTCATCGCCGCCAGTCAGATCGCTCGTGCGGCAGGGACACGGGTGATTCTCGACCCGGCTCCCGCGCCGACAGCAGTTCCCGAGGGACTGCTCGCCGTTGACCTGCTCTGTCCGAACGAATCGGAAGCGGCAGCACTCAACGGCCTGCCGGTCGAGTCGGACGACGATCTGCAGGCGGCCGCTCGGCGACTGGCGGAGATCAGCGGTGCCGAAGTGATCATCACCCTGGGAGACCGCGGGGCGCTGCTCCACCAGCGCGACGGGCAATCGGTTCGTGTGCCGGCGTTTCCCTGTACGGCGGTCGATACTACCGCTGCCGGCGACGCGTTTGCCGGGGCACTCGCACTGCGACTGGCAGAAGGAACCGACGTTCCAGAGGCGATCCGCTTTGCCAACGCGGCCGGTGCGATCGCTGCTTCACGACATGGTGCCCAGCCCGGCATGCCGACCCGCAATGATGTCGAACAGCTCATGGCAGATCCCACTCAGCCTCCTTCCGAATAA